The following coding sequences lie in one Metopolophium dirhodum isolate CAU chromosome 5, ASM1992520v1, whole genome shotgun sequence genomic window:
- the LOC132944355 gene encoding uncharacterized protein LOC132944355, whose product MSASSTSSWSDKSEQKVFKCSAKAATKHPFSILMIGNTNWSTQLTEALVEYHENNHISKIQVHKAQSVKSALSTLSNVYADLVIILLDISKNDCLVDVEVNLLALEPALLCGRTILVNPINSVKRKDMGVSYENIDNLKRKYNLLIIHGNIENYISRMFLARRIMVYSYKINKNGLPNILEFNSVDM is encoded by the exons ATGTCAGCAAGTAGCACTTCATCTTGGTCAGACAAAAGCGAACAAAAAGTTTTCAAATGTAGTGCAAAAGCGGCGACAAAACACCCATTTTCCATACTT atGATTGGCAATACTAACTGGAGTACTCAACTGACAGAAGCGTTAGTTGAATATCATGAAAACAACCATATTTCTAAAATTCAAGTACACAAGGCACAGAGTGTAAAATCAGCCCTTTCTACACTGTCCAATGTTTATGCAGATcttgtaattattttgttggaCATAAGTAAGAATGATTGTTTAGTTGAT gtagaagttaatttattagCCTTAGAACCAGCATTATTATGTGGCAGAACCATTTTAGTTAACCCAATAAACAGTGTTAAGCGTAAAGATATGGGAGTTTCTTATGAAAATATTGACAatcttaaaagaaaatataacttaCTTATTATACATGGAAATATAGAg AATTACATAAGTAGAATGTTTTTAGCAAGAAGAATCATGGTTTAttcctacaaaataaataaaaacggtttACCAAATATTTTAGAGTTTAATTCGGTTGATATGTAG
- the LOC132944356 gene encoding uncharacterized protein LOC132944356, producing the protein MNALRRFYSSNSAVTPSGPSNETGGVLPIDLEGRHRFVRQRLTNMTDEERAFRRKFLHDQHLSHDEPVAVPEMYEQLYNPIRRAFRAPMNLFQEFLVPKIGERTAFNVRFVTGKLLMGLTIVYIGTYYVLYNTNTWERKSGWRIHESRSQCVPGDPGFPRTSDRTLPKHYADRGFSSSPI; encoded by the exons atgaatGCTCTTCGTAGATTTTATAGTAGCAATTCGGCGGTGACCCCTAGTGGCCCATCCAATGAAACCGGTGGTGTATTACCTATAGATTTGGAAGGAAGACATAGATTTGTAAGACAACGACTTACTAACATGACAGATGAAGAAAGAGCTTTTCGTAGAAAATTCTTACATGATCAACACTTGTCTCATGATGAACCGGTTGCTGTCCCAGAAATGTACGAACAATTGTACAATCCAATTAGACGTGCATTCAGAGCCCCCATGAATCTATTTCAAGAGTTTTTGGTCCcaaaaatt GGCGAAAGGACTGCTTTCAATGTACGGTTTGTAACAGGCAAATTATTGATGGGACTCACTATTGTTTATATTGGTACATACTACGTTCTTTACAACACAAAT ACTTGGGAGAGAAAATCAGGATGGAGAATACATGAATCTCGTTCTCAGTGTGTGCCAGGAGATCCAGGTTTTCCAAGAACTTCAGACCGTACTCTACCCAAACATTACGCCGATAGAGGATTCAGCAGTTCTCCAATATAA
- the LOC132944353 gene encoding exonuclease mut-7 homolog, with amino-acid sequence MAERWNETSCNAPAADVANFRAAGPSSNQSPRKITSIAQIGFSSYGVSGTSATSNTYVSPVTHFEPVQRFEPEVERIAKHIQSIWATWKQSKVLTDTLSSFFKSSPDPYTSLLQLINIISEDRLKGKASSMAHTITEEFYKWIKYNESEYEHVLTEELKIQAFKMVLEKKISPNTINTIVKIFKCNTRLDCMEELIRESIKQKRFKEACYASMSLNIQDRFTVEDFLLPLFFMNLVCVTEEFLVTTKFQQTALVKYLDDLLVENDDCLYFLANRLNVTQSNNNFSNKSQIKTNLTRIMKKYNIPNDLAPNVTRQKKKGALVYLFRRYQSGATGIHAWREMALESIGNDETMMLEVVKMLEHFGDIQECIYFAQLFAIDPLLLPPTIQQELLFCENASAGIDLSIPTEEYNTTEYHDLSLPDKQIHIIDCASKFNEFLDKINIELFDAHLDVFGLDCEWKPELTSDKSDLASIQLATIDSIYIFHLPQLQPAESFKLHWQEFSMNIFSNINILKLGFEWKGDASMIRSSLPIDNIQLHGPGFIDIKLLWKELETKWNFQLPFQSPNEDITYNSLSDLVKLCFGRPLNKTEQFSNWEKIPLRSNQIKYAALDAYCLLEVYNLFKTKCETSNIPFDEVCQKISNNDHPDMMKPKPKHKKHKYKVPKTNIKSKSPHTHVSCVKHFKLLVPYTLEKLAERLRKCGIDTSIVERSRINDSHYIVNSIKTNNLHFIAFGHAFSKVAEQLHAGQCYCVQNHNLDDQVQEVLNFFKIVVKKEDLNSRCQICNSDSYEIVSSLVMKQIYDSVKIIQNQRAVRYRPPSIDENYEDDNFYGDEDDSDEGTSAPINAKCLTNNSSIPEEPHSKLISGYTNGNSMIDVKPLSADMFNDQNRIFYICNSCGSVRWDNLQWESALGSSLGMKFK; translated from the exons ATGGCCGAGCGTTGGAACGAAACCAGTTGCAATGCACCAGCTGCCGATGTTGCCAATTTCAGAGCCGCTGGGCCGTCTTCAAACCAATCCCCAAGGAAGATAACCAGTATCGCGCAGATAGGTTTCTCCAGTTATGGTGTCAGTGGCACATCGGCAACATCAAATACTTACGTTTCTCCAGTCACACATTTTGAACCAGTGCAAAGATTTGAGCCGGAGGTTGAACGTATTGCCAAGCATATTCAGAGTATTTGGGCAACTT GGAAACAAAGTAAAGTCTTAACTGATACACTGAgtagtttttttaaatccagTCCCGATCCGTACACTTCCTTATTACAATTGATAAATATCATATCAGAAGACAGACTCAAGGGTAAAGCTAGTTCAATGGCTCATACAA TAACGGAAGAATTTTACaaatggataaaatataatgaaagtgAATATGAACATGTTTTAACTGAGGAATTAAAAATTCAAGCATTTAAAATGGTACTTGAAAAGAAAATAAGCCCGAACACAATAAACACCATTGTTAAAATTTTCAAGTGTAATACACGTTTAGATTGTATGGAAGAATTAATCAGAGAATCGATTAAACAAAAAAGATTTAAAgag gcATGTTATGCTAGTATGAGTTTGAATATCCAAGATAGATTTACTGTTGAAGATTTTTTACTTCCATTGTTTTTCATGAATTTGGTATGTGTAACTGAAGAATTTTTAGTGACCACTAAATTTCAACAAACAGCTTTGGTAAAATATCTTGATGATTTATTAGTAGAAAATGACGATTGCTTATACTTCTTAGCCAA tcgCCTAAATGTTAcacaatcaaataataatttttctaataaaagtCAAATCAAGACAAATCTAACAAggataatgaaaaaatataacattccAAATGATTTGGCTCCTAATGTTACTAGACAAAAGAAGAAGGGAGCTTTAGTATACTTGTTTCGTCGTTATCAATCTGGTGCTACTG gtattcaTGCATGGAGAGAAATGGCATTAGAATCAATTGGCAATGATGAAACAATGATGTTGGAAGTGGTTAAGATGTTAGAACATTTTGGAGACATTCAGGAGTGTATTTATTTTGCCCAGTTATTTGCTATTGACCCTTTGTTATTGCCACCAACCATACAACAGGAGTTACTTTTCTGTGAAAACGC GAGTGCTGGTATTGATCTATCAATACCAACTGAAGAATACAATACTACAGAATATCATGACTTATCGTTGCCTgataaacaaatacatataattgaTTGTGCATCAAAGTTTAATgaatttttagataaaattaacATTGAGTTATTTGATGCACATTTGGATGTTTTTGGTTTGGACTGTGAATGGAAACCAGAACTGACAAGTGATAAAAGTGATTTAGCATCCATTCAGCTAGCTACTATTgattcaatttacatttttcatttaccaCAACTGCAGCCAGCTGAAAGTTTTAAGCTCCATTGGCAAGAATTTTCTATGAACATAttcagtaatataaatatattaaaattag GTTTTGAATGGAAAGGAGATGCGTCAATGATTAGATCTTCATTACCAATTGATAACATACAGCTCCACGGACCtggatttattgatattaagttGTTATGGAAAGAACTAGAGACTAAATGGAATTTTCAGCTTCCATTTCAAA gtCCAAATGAAGACATAACCTATAATAGTCTTTCGGATTTAGTGAAATTATGTTTTGGAAGGCCATTAAATAAGACtgaacaattttcaaattggGAAAAAATACCATTACggtcaaatcaaattaaatatgccG ctCTAGATGCTTATTGTTTATTAGAAGTTtacaatttattcaaaacaaaatgtgAAACCAGTAATATTCCATTTGACGAAGTGtgtcaaaaaatatcaaataatgacCATCCGGATATGATGAAACCTAAgccaaaacataaaaaacataaatat aaagtgccaaaaactaatataaaatccAAGTCACCTCATACTCATGTTTCTTGTGTAAAGCATTTCAAATTGCTGGTACCATACACATTAGAGAAGTTAGCTGAACGTTTACGTAAATGTGGTATTGATACTTCCATTGTTGAAAGATCAAGAATAAACGATTCCCATTACATAGTTAACTCAATCAAAActaacaatttacattttattgctTTTGGACATGCATTTTCAAAG GTAGCAGAACAATTACATGCTGGCCAATGTTATTGTGTTCAAAATCATAACTTGGATGACCAAGTACAAGAAgtgttgaattttttcaaaattgttgttaaaaaagAAGATTTGAATAGCCGTTGTCAG aTTTGTAACAGTGACAGTTATGAGATAGTTAGCAGCTTGgttatgaaacaaatttatgattcagttaaaataatacaaaatcaaaGAGCTGTTAGATATAGACCACCTTCTATTGATGAAAATTATGAAGATGATAACTTTTATGGGGATGAAGATGACTCAGATGAAGGAACAAGTGCTCCAATAAATGCAAAATGTTTGACCAATAATTCATCAATTCCAGAAGAGCCTCATAGTAAACTTATAAGTGGTTATACTAATGGAAATTCAATGAttgat GTGAAACCACTATCGGCCGATATGTTTAATGACCAAAAtcgtatattttacatttgtaacaGTTGTGGTTCAGTTAGGTGGGATAACTTACAATGGGAGAGTGCACTTGGTAGTAGCTTAGGAATGAAGTTTAAatga